In the genome of Tropicibacter oceani, one region contains:
- a CDS encoding monovalent cation:proton antiporter-2 (CPA2) family protein, with the protein MESFLLEASVFLAAAVIAVPIASRLGLGSVLGYLMAGLIIGPGLGLVDDPEDLRHFAEFGVVMMLFLIGLELEPRALWDMRHRLIGLGGLQLVLTGLAVFIACSMLGMLWQTSLAVGMILALSSTAIVLQTLSEKGLMQTSGGRATFSVLLTQDIAVIPMLVILPLLATVSPISLNPDGSIKRVVQEDAHHAMSLVDGLPGWGVALVTLGAIAAIILGGVFGARPLFRYIHSARLPEMFTAVALLIVVGIGALMMLVGLSPALGTFLAGVVLANSEFRHELESDIEPFKGLLLGLFFITVGAGIDIEGLLKEPVTIVGLALGVILLKGSVLYVLGRSFRLKGRARWLFTLGLAQAGEFGFVLISFGLQQEVLTGRLADRLLLIVALSMLITPLLFLLFDWVEKRLEQPGEAQEDDEIDEQGTVIIAGIGRFGQLVYRLLQSTGHKAVVIDRDMQTIQLMRQLGYKGFFGDPTRPELLHAAGIDSARVLMVALDDPKQVNRLVSYARRIRPDLHIVARARDRTHVYQLYQAGADDIVREVFDSALRAGRYVLENIGMSEYEAAIAQETFFHQDRKNIRELATLWDPSKTAAENPAYMARAQELEKELERKLFDTLELRAKQDSDAA; encoded by the coding sequence ATGGAATCGTTCCTGTTGGAAGCATCGGTCTTTCTGGCCGCAGCCGTGATCGCGGTGCCGATCGCGTCCCGGCTGGGGCTTGGGTCGGTTCTGGGGTACCTGATGGCCGGGCTGATCATCGGCCCCGGGCTGGGGCTTGTGGACGATCCCGAAGACCTGCGCCATTTCGCCGAATTCGGCGTCGTCATGATGCTGTTCCTGATCGGCCTCGAGCTGGAGCCGCGCGCCCTGTGGGACATGCGCCACCGGCTAATCGGATTGGGCGGGCTGCAACTGGTGCTGACCGGGCTGGCCGTCTTCATCGCCTGTTCGATGCTGGGCATGCTCTGGCAGACGTCGCTGGCGGTCGGGATGATCCTGGCGCTGTCCTCGACCGCCATCGTGCTGCAAACCCTGTCGGAAAAGGGGCTGATGCAGACCTCGGGCGGGCGGGCGACTTTTTCGGTGCTGCTGACACAGGACATCGCGGTGATCCCGATGCTGGTCATCCTGCCGCTGCTGGCCACCGTCTCGCCGATCTCGCTGAACCCTGACGGATCGATCAAGCGGGTCGTCCAGGAAGACGCGCATCACGCCATGTCGCTGGTCGACGGTCTGCCCGGCTGGGGCGTGGCGCTGGTGACGCTGGGCGCCATCGCCGCCATCATCCTTGGCGGCGTTTTTGGCGCGCGCCCGCTGTTTCGCTATATCCATTCCGCCCGCCTGCCGGAAATGTTCACCGCCGTGGCGTTGCTGATCGTCGTCGGCATCGGCGCGCTGATGATGCTGGTCGGCCTTTCGCCCGCGCTTGGCACCTTTCTGGCTGGCGTCGTTCTGGCCAACTCTGAATTCCGGCACGAACTGGAATCCGACATCGAACCCTTCAAGGGCCTTCTGCTGGGCCTGTTCTTCATCACCGTCGGCGCCGGGATCGACATCGAAGGCCTGCTCAAGGAACCGGTCACGATCGTCGGGCTGGCGCTTGGGGTCATCTTGCTCAAAGGCAGCGTGCTGTACGTGCTGGGCCGGTCCTTCCGGCTCAAGGGCCGGGCGCGCTGGCTGTTCACCCTTGGCCTGGCGCAGGCCGGCGAATTCGGCTTTGTCCTGATTTCCTTCGGTCTGCAACAAGAGGTGCTGACAGGCCGGCTGGCAGACCGCCTGCTGCTGATCGTCGCCCTGTCGATGCTGATCACCCCGCTGCTGTTCCTGCTGTTCGACTGGGTCGAAAAGCGGCTCGAACAGCCGGGCGAGGCCCAGGAAGACGACGAGATCGACGAACAGGGCACCGTGATCATCGCCGGGATCGGGCGCTTTGGCCAATTGGTCTATCGCCTGCTGCAAAGCACCGGTCACAAGGCCGTGGTGATCGACCGCGACATGCAGACGATCCAGTTGATGCGCCAACTCGGCTACAAGGGCTTCTTCGGTGACCCGACCCGCCCCGAACTGCTGCACGCCGCCGGCATCGACAGCGCGCGCGTGCTGATGGTGGCGCTGGATGACCCCAAGCAGGTGAACCGCCTCGTCTCCTATGCCCGTCGCATCCGGCCCGACCTGCACATCGTCGCCCGCGCCCGCGACCGCACCCATGTCTACCAGCTGTACCAGGCAGGCGCCGATGACATCGTACGCGAAGTCTTCGACAGTGCCCTGCGCGCCGGGCGCTACGTGCTGGAAAACATCGGGATGAGCGAATACGAAGCCGCCATCGCCCAGGAAACCTTCTTTCACCAGGATCGCAAAAACATCCGCGAACTGGCCA
- a CDS encoding aminotransferase class V-fold PLP-dependent enzyme, with amino-acid sequence MSEQEKRTAGKRTRLVHGGTRRSQWNEVSEAVYMTQGFVYDTAEQAEARFVKAGPDEFIYARYGNPTMRMFEDRISGYLGYEDAFACASGMAAVNGALMSLLKAGDHVVASRALFGSCLYVLEDILARFGVEVTLIDGTDNAAWDAALRPDTRLVFLESISNPTLEVIDLAHVCKAAHAVGALVLVDDAMATPVFSYARACGADLAIVSTTKHVDGQGRMLGGVICGARDLIRGPIESYMKHTGGAMNPFTAWTHLKAIETMELRVRAQAAGALHLAETLSGHPKLNAVRYPTHKDHPQHALACRQAESGGTVLAFDVKGGKEACFRFLNALQTIVISNNFADAKSIATHPATTTHQRLPQDQKDMLGITSGLVRLSVGLEDVQDLVDDILTALEAV; translated from the coding sequence ATGAGCGAACAGGAAAAACGGACAGCCGGCAAGCGCACCAGACTGGTGCATGGCGGCACCCGCCGCAGCCAGTGGAACGAGGTTTCCGAAGCGGTCTACATGACGCAGGGCTTTGTCTATGACACCGCCGAACAGGCCGAGGCGCGCTTTGTCAAAGCCGGGCCTGACGAATTCATCTATGCCCGCTATGGCAACCCGACCATGCGCATGTTCGAGGACCGCATCAGCGGCTATCTGGGCTATGAAGATGCCTTTGCCTGCGCGTCCGGAATGGCGGCGGTCAATGGCGCGCTGATGTCGCTGCTGAAGGCAGGCGACCATGTTGTCGCCTCGCGGGCGCTGTTCGGGTCCTGCCTGTACGTGCTCGAAGACATCCTTGCACGCTTTGGCGTCGAGGTGACCTTGATCGACGGCACCGACAACGCGGCCTGGGATGCGGCGCTGCGGCCCGATACGCGGCTGGTGTTTCTTGAATCGATCTCGAACCCGACGCTCGAGGTGATCGACCTGGCGCATGTCTGCAAGGCCGCCCATGCGGTCGGCGCGCTGGTGCTGGTCGATGATGCCATGGCGACCCCGGTGTTTTCCTATGCCCGCGCCTGCGGCGCTGATCTGGCCATCGTCTCGACCACGAAACACGTGGACGGGCAGGGGCGGATGCTGGGCGGGGTGATCTGCGGCGCGCGCGATCTGATCCGCGGCCCGATCGAGTCTTACATGAAGCACACCGGCGGGGCGATGAACCCCTTTACCGCATGGACGCACCTCAAGGCGATCGAAACCATGGAGCTGCGCGTTCGTGCACAGGCCGCCGGGGCGCTGCACTTGGCCGAAACGCTGTCCGGCCACCCCAAGCTGAACGCCGTGCGCTATCCCACCCACAAGGACCATCCGCAGCACGCGCTGGCCTGCCGGCAGGCCGAATCCGGCGGCACCGTGCTGGCCTTTGACGTCAAGGGTGGCAAAGAGGCCTGTTTCCGCTTTCTGAACGCGCTTCAAACCATTGTGATCTCGAACAACTTTGCCGATGCCAAATCCATCGCGACGCATCCCGCCACGACGACCCACCAGCGCCTGCCGCAGGACCAAAAGGACATGCTGGGTATCACGTCGGGACTGGTGAGGCTTTCGGTCGGGCTTGAGGATGTGCAGGACCTGGTCGACGATATCCTGACGGCGCTTGAGGCGGTCTGA
- a CDS encoding TrkH family potassium uptake protein: MFDIRPVAYVIGLLVACLGATMILPMLVDIAEGRGHWPVFFESAVITILSGGLTALACRNAVKEGLTIQQTFLLTTGVWAALPVFGALPFVLGATDASFTDAYFEAMSGLTTTGSTVFTGLDSLPKGILLWRGLLQWLGGIGIIVVAMVFLPELRVGGMQIFRSEAFDTMGKILPRATQISSSISTIYVSLTLMCTAAYLMTGMNAFDASVHALTTISTGGFSNYDASFGMFSGSAEYVASVFMILAALPFVRYVQLVGGNQTALFRDSQVRAFLMTIGVLVAIAWSILFFIFPHDHEQALREALFNITSIISGTGYASVDYMQWGSFLIMLFFFIGLIGGCAGSTACSVKIFRYQLLFASVKVQLRRIYSPHGVFTPRFEGRPVTDEVLRSVMSFFVFFVVSLGVLSVGLALTGLDFITSVSGAATAIANIGPGLGDQIGPAGNFAGLNDTAKWMLSFAMLTGRLEVLAVFALFTVRFWRG; encoded by the coding sequence ATGTTCGATATTCGCCCTGTCGCCTATGTGATCGGCCTGCTTGTGGCCTGTCTGGGCGCGACCATGATCCTGCCCATGCTTGTGGACATCGCCGAAGGGCGGGGCCATTGGCCGGTCTTTTTCGAAAGCGCCGTGATCACCATCCTGTCGGGCGGCTTGACGGCGCTGGCCTGCCGCAACGCGGTCAAGGAAGGGCTGACCATCCAGCAGACCTTTCTGCTGACCACCGGCGTCTGGGCCGCGCTGCCGGTGTTCGGGGCGCTGCCCTTTGTGCTGGGGGCCACCGACGCCAGCTTTACCGATGCCTATTTCGAGGCAATGTCGGGGCTGACCACCACCGGCTCCACGGTCTTTACCGGGCTCGACAGCCTGCCCAAGGGTATCCTGCTGTGGCGCGGGCTGCTGCAATGGCTGGGCGGGATCGGCATCATCGTCGTGGCCATGGTCTTTCTGCCCGAACTGCGCGTCGGCGGCATGCAGATCTTTCGATCCGAAGCCTTTGATACCATGGGCAAGATCCTGCCGCGGGCGACCCAGATCTCGTCCTCGATCTCGACGATCTACGTGTCCTTGACGCTGATGTGCACCGCGGCCTATCTGATGACGGGGATGAACGCCTTTGATGCTTCGGTTCATGCGCTGACGACGATTTCGACCGGGGGGTTTTCCAACTATGACGCCTCGTTCGGGATGTTTTCTGGTTCGGCGGAATATGTCGCCTCGGTCTTCATGATCCTCGCGGCCTTGCCATTCGTGCGCTACGTGCAGCTTGTCGGGGGCAATCAGACCGCGCTGTTCCGTGACAGCCAGGTGCGGGCCTTTTTGATGACCATCGGCGTGCTGGTCGCCATCGCCTGGTCGATCCTGTTCTTCATCTTTCCCCATGACCACGAACAGGCGCTTCGCGAGGCGTTGTTCAACATCACCTCGATCATTTCGGGCACCGGCTATGCCAGCGTGGATTACATGCAGTGGGGGTCTTTCCTGATCATGCTGTTCTTTTTCATCGGCCTGATCGGGGGCTGCGCCGGATCGACCGCCTGTTCGGTCAAGATTTTCCGCTATCAACTGCTGTTCGCCTCGGTCAAGGTTCAGCTTCGGCGCATCTATTCGCCGCACGGCGTCTTTACCCCGCGCTTCGAGGGCCGCCCGGTTACCGACGAAGTCCTGCGTTCGGTCATGTCCTTTTTCGTGTTCTTCGTGGTGTCGCTGGGGGTCCTGTCGGTCGGTCTGGCCCTGACCGGGCTTGATTTCATCACCTCGGTGTCGGGGGCCGCCACGGCGATCGCCAATATCGGCCCCGGCCTTGGCGATCAGATCGGGCCGGCGGGCAATTTCGCCGGGTTGAACGACACGGCGAAATGGATGCTGAGCTTTGCCATGCTGACCGGACGGCTCGAGGTTTTGGCGGTCTTTGCCCTGTTCACTGTCCGATTCTGGAGGGGATGA
- a CDS encoding alpha/beta hydrolase — protein MPQLRITADRIGLRLHGATAPLVPALRRALAADAGPVTVMVHGYKYLPGDPQHCPYTGILSHKPQGQGARVVSWPRHLGLRGQRGEGLGISFGWDARGSVWRAWRRAEGAGDQLAGLIAQLRKLAPGRAIHIVAHSMGARVALRAIHQGQPGAVRCAILLAAAEFEQTAARAIDAAGPDTQVLNVTSRENDVFDFLLERLVPAPQRGARMLGNGRLDRRNLVTLQLDDPASLDALRRAGFPIAQPMRRVCHWSPYLRPGVFPLYRSLLRGQVDLVRLRALLPGQASPRWSRLAPALPQIGKLPGFRPARRGFGQI, from the coding sequence ATGCCCCAGTTGAGGATCACGGCAGACAGGATCGGGCTGCGCCTGCACGGCGCCACCGCGCCGCTTGTCCCGGCACTGCGCCGGGCGTTGGCGGCCGATGCGGGGCCGGTCACGGTGATGGTGCATGGCTACAAATACCTGCCGGGCGATCCGCAGCACTGCCCCTATACCGGCATCCTGTCGCACAAGCCCCAGGGCCAGGGCGCGCGCGTAGTCAGCTGGCCGCGCCACCTGGGCCTGCGCGGGCAGCGCGGCGAAGGGCTGGGCATCAGTTTCGGCTGGGATGCGCGCGGCTCGGTCTGGCGCGCCTGGCGGCGGGCCGAGGGCGCAGGCGACCAGCTGGCAGGGCTGATCGCCCAGCTGCGCAAGCTGGCGCCGGGGCGCGCCATCCATATCGTCGCGCATTCCATGGGCGCGCGGGTCGCGCTGCGTGCGATCCACCAGGGCCAGCCCGGCGCGGTGCGCTGCGCCATCCTGCTGGCCGCAGCAGAGTTCGAACAGACCGCCGCCCGGGCCATCGACGCCGCCGGCCCGGACACCCAGGTGCTGAACGTCACCAGCCGCGAAAACGATGTCTTCGATTTCTTGCTGGAACGGCTGGTGCCGGCGCCGCAGCGCGGGGCGCGGATGCTGGGCAACGGCAGGCTGGACCGGCGCAACCTGGTCACGCTGCAGCTGGACGATCCGGCCAGCCTGGACGCCCTGCGCCGGGCCGGATTCCCCATCGCCCAGCCCATGCGCCGGGTGTGCCACTGGTCGCCCTATCTGCGCCCCGGGGTCTTTCCGCTGTATCGGTCGCTGCTGCGCGGACAGGTCGATCTGGTCCGGCTGCGCGCTCTGCTGCCAGGCCAGGCCAGCCCGCGTTGGTCGCGCCTTGCCCCCGCCCTGCCCCAAATCGGCAAGCTGCCCGGATTTCGCCCGGCAAGGCGCGGATTCGGGCAGATTTGA
- a CDS encoding sulfatase-like hydrolase/transferase produces MTEKQPRNIVLISLDDAVSFWKYKTIFGEALQTPNLDRICAQSTGFHSAYCQTPLCGPSRASFMSGKTPHQLEIFENKVSVFDRVAPEDMWPYRLKENGYFCSSGGKVHHGYRPLAQPIHEVLYSDERKGFRIDRSLRPDIEQRRYGGHAGGLATTNPKDDGYYHDAHSSESFIDFVEGFDGESPFYREVGFFGPHGPFITPAPYKDMYTLRNFRMPEEWQDGYDVNDFAAENMGENFDLSKPLRWRKSVRNYFSAFSHVDHHLGRVWDALKASPYADNTVVVILSDHGFHLGDKNRFRKTSLWEQVARVPLIIHDPQQPVAREVHTPVALIDVGPTVMDYTGLPPLADCVGQSLRPLVDGAPAPDRAVPTFHFGSAGIRKGDYRFIRYEDGSTQLFDVQQDWWQLRNLGETHPAYPDMQQAHRDCCRIYGFDPG; encoded by the coding sequence ATGACAGAAAAACAGCCGCGCAACATCGTGCTGATCAGCCTGGACGACGCGGTTTCGTTCTGGAAATACAAGACCATTTTCGGCGAAGCCCTGCAAACCCCCAACCTTGACCGTATCTGCGCGCAGTCCACCGGGTTCCATTCCGCCTATTGCCAGACCCCGCTGTGCGGCCCTTCGCGTGCCAGTTTCATGTCCGGCAAGACGCCGCACCAGCTTGAGATCTTCGAAAACAAGGTATCGGTCTTTGACCGGGTCGCCCCCGAAGACATGTGGCCCTATCGCCTGAAGGAAAACGGCTATTTCTGCTCTTCGGGTGGCAAGGTGCACCATGGCTATCGCCCGCTGGCCCAGCCCATCCACGAGGTTCTGTATTCAGACGAGCGCAAGGGCTTTCGCATCGATCGGTCGCTGCGTCCCGACATCGAACAAAGGCGCTATGGCGGCCATGCGGGCGGGCTGGCGACGACCAATCCCAAGGACGACGGCTATTATCACGATGCCCATTCGTCCGAATCCTTCATCGACTTTGTCGAAGGTTTCGACGGCGAGTCGCCGTTTTACCGCGAGGTCGGGTTTTTCGGGCCGCATGGGCCCTTTATCACGCCCGCGCCCTACAAGGACATGTACACCCTGCGCAATTTCCGGATGCCCGAGGAATGGCAGGACGGCTATGACGTCAATGATTTCGCCGCCGAGAACATGGGCGAGAATTTCGATTTGTCCAAGCCGCTGCGCTGGCGCAAAAGTGTGCGGAACTATTTTTCCGCCTTCAGCCATGTCGATCACCATCTGGGGCGGGTCTGGGACGCGCTCAAGGCGTCGCCCTATGCGGACAACACCGTGGTTGTGATCCTGTCCGATCACGGTTTTCACCTTGGCGACAAGAACCGGTTTCGCAAGACGTCGCTGTGGGAACAGGTGGCGCGGGTGCCGCTGATCATTCACGACCCGCAGCAGCCCGTCGCCCGCGAGGTTCACACCCCCGTGGCCTTGATCGACGTCGGGCCGACGGTGATGGACTATACCGGTCTGCCGCCGCTGGCCGATTGTGTCGGGCAATCGCTGCGCCCGCTGGTCGATGGCGCCCCTGCGCCGGACCGCGCCGTGCCCACCTTTCATTTCGGCAGCGCGGGGATTCGCAAAGGCGACTACCGCTTTATCCGCTACGAAGACGGCAGCACCCAGTTGTTCGACGTGCAACAGGACTGGTGGCAATTGCGCAACCTTGGCGAAACGCACCCGGCCTATCCGGACATGCAGCAGGCGCATCGCGACTGTTGCCGGATATATGGCTTTGACCCGGGCTGA
- the folE2 gene encoding GTP cyclohydrolase FolE2: MNVHIPEIDRKPSRDEVRQALDLLRRFADGAAPAELGVLDADLAGLVQDVPQAYPVLRRAYPKDFSVDAAYKDTLPDLQNGPSSLIKGANRAIQHVGISNFRLPLQFHTRDNGDLTLETSVTGTVSLEADKKGINMSRIMRSFYAHADKTFSFEVIEAALDDYKADLESFDARINMRFSFPMKVTSLRSGLSGYQYYDIALELVEVAGQRRKVMHLDYVYSSTCPCSLELSEHARRTRGQLATPHSQRSVARISAELLPGKCLWFEDLIDMCRRVVPTETQVMVKREDEQAFAELNAANPIFVEDAARLFAQGCQDDPRIGDYRVVASHQESLHSHDAVSVLTEGSLFEAQSLDPKLFSTLFHVG; the protein is encoded by the coding sequence ATGAACGTGCATATTCCGGAAATAGACCGCAAACCCAGCCGCGACGAGGTCAGGCAGGCGCTTGACCTGCTGCGCCGCTTTGCGGATGGCGCCGCGCCGGCCGAGCTTGGTGTGCTGGATGCCGACCTTGCCGGTTTGGTTCAGGACGTGCCGCAGGCCTACCCGGTGCTGCGCCGGGCCTATCCCAAGGATTTCTCGGTCGACGCCGCCTACAAGGACACGCTGCCCGATCTGCAAAACGGTCCGTCCTCGCTGATCAAGGGGGCGAACCGCGCCATCCAGCACGTCGGCATTTCGAATTTCCGCCTGCCTTTGCAGTTCCACACCCGCGACAACGGCGATCTGACGCTGGAAACCAGCGTGACCGGCACCGTCAGTCTTGAGGCCGACAAGAAGGGCATCAACATGAGCCGCATCATGCGGTCCTTTTATGCCCATGCGGACAAGACCTTCAGCTTCGAGGTGATCGAGGCGGCGCTTGATGACTACAAGGCCGATCTCGAAAGTTTCGACGCGCGCATCAACATGCGCTTTTCCTTCCCGATGAAGGTGACTTCGCTGCGCTCGGGCCTGTCCGGGTACCAGTATTACGACATTGCGCTGGAACTGGTCGAAGTGGCGGGCCAGCGCCGAAAGGTCATGCATCTTGATTATGTCTATTCGTCCACCTGTCCTTGTTCGCTGGAGCTGTCCGAACATGCCCGGCGTACGCGCGGCCAGCTGGCGACGCCGCATTCGCAGCGCTCGGTCGCGCGGATTTCCGCGGAATTGCTGCCGGGCAAGTGCCTGTGGTTCGAAGACCTGATCGACATGTGCCGCCGCGTGGTGCCGACCGAAACTCAGGTCATGGTCAAGCGCGAGGACGAGCAGGCCTTTGCCGAGTTGAACGCCGCCAATCCGATCTTTGTCGAAGACGCGGCGCGGTTGTTTGCGCAGGGCTGCCAGGACGATCCGCGCATCGGCGACTATCGCGTGGTGGCCAGCCATCAGGAAAGCCTGCATTCGCATGACGCGGTGTCGGTTCTGACAGAAGGCAGCCTGTTCGAGGCCCAGAGCCTGGACCCCAAGCTGTTTTCCACGCTGTTCCACGTCGGCTGA
- a CDS encoding thiamine pyrophosphate-binding protein — translation MQKPLGAQISHMLKAREVEVIFGIPGVHNVEMYRGIEEAGITHILARHEQGAAFMADGYARATGRPGVCYLITGPGFVNAMTGLGQAYSDSVPVLALASCLDETSARRGQLHQMLDQRGAGATVCDWSHEARSAPAAYALIDRALSEFASRRPRPKAVHVPIDLLGALADAAPQGPVSVPRAQASQDALYAAIKAVLAARKPLFVFGGGALSAAGFIPDVLRQTGAAAFTTYAGRGLVPADHPLLFGSYLAREGSARIAAQADLVIAIGTELSEVDLWRDSLGHHCPMIRVDIDAEVLAQCGPRDMPIQAEAGAFLQAMSIAIPARTEDRAPCWDAAEVAATRAHWRAEIRAERPGIVEVTEALQAVMPDNAMIYSDMTQFAYGAKEVWDMPRPGHWHHPYGFGTLGYALPAAIGGAVARPGLPTCAILGDYGLQYTLPELGTAVELGLSLPILLWDNGKLGEIEDSMVRSQIAPNAVVARNPDFLAMARAYCAKAAEPATLSELRETLLRAFTAGCPTVIRMTPGMV, via the coding sequence ATGCAAAAACCACTGGGGGCGCAGATTTCCCACATGCTCAAGGCGCGCGAGGTCGAGGTGATCTTCGGCATTCCCGGCGTGCACAACGTCGAGATGTACCGCGGCATCGAAGAGGCCGGGATCACCCATATCCTGGCCCGGCACGAACAGGGCGCGGCCTTCATGGCCGATGGCTATGCCCGCGCCACGGGTCGGCCCGGGGTCTGTTACCTGATCACCGGTCCGGGGTTCGTGAACGCCATGACCGGGCTGGGGCAGGCCTATTCCGACAGCGTTCCGGTGCTGGCGCTGGCCTCGTGCCTTGATGAAACCTCGGCCCGGCGTGGCCAGTTGCACCAGATGCTGGATCAGCGCGGGGCGGGGGCCACGGTCTGCGATTGGTCGCACGAGGCGCGCAGCGCCCCCGCCGCCTATGCGCTTATCGACCGGGCCCTGTCGGAATTCGCCTCACGGCGGCCGCGGCCCAAGGCGGTTCATGTGCCGATCGACCTGCTGGGCGCGTTGGCCGATGCCGCGCCACAGGGGCCGGTCAGCGTGCCAAGGGCGCAGGCATCGCAGGACGCGCTTTATGCGGCGATCAAGGCGGTGCTGGCGGCGCGCAAACCGCTGTTCGTCTTTGGCGGCGGGGCGCTGTCCGCGGCCGGTTTCATCCCTGACGTGCTGCGCCAGACCGGCGCGGCGGCCTTTACCACCTATGCCGGGCGCGGCCTTGTGCCGGCGGATCACCCGCTGCTGTTCGGCTCGTACCTTGCGCGCGAAGGCAGCGCGCGTATCGCGGCGCAGGCCGACCTTGTGATCGCCATCGGCACCGAGCTGTCCGAGGTGGACCTGTGGCGCGACAGTCTGGGCCATCACTGCCCGATGATCCGTGTCGACATCGACGCAGAGGTGTTGGCGCAATGCGGCCCCCGCGACATGCCGATCCAGGCCGAGGCGGGGGCGTTCCTGCAGGCCATGTCCATCGCCATCCCGGCCCGCACCGAGGACCGCGCGCCCTGTTGGGACGCGGCCGAGGTGGCCGCCACACGCGCCCATTGGCGCGCCGAGATCCGCGCTGAACGCCCCGGCATCGTCGAAGTGACCGAGGCTTTGCAGGCCGTCATGCCGGACAACGCGATGATCTATTCCGACATGACGCAATTCGCCTACGGCGCGAAAGAGGTCTGGGACATGCCGCGCCCGGGCCACTGGCACCACCCTTACGGCTTTGGCACGCTGGGCTATGCGCTGCCTGCCGCCATCGGCGGGGCGGTGGCGCGCCCCGGCCTGCCGACCTGCGCGATCCTGGGCGATTACGGGCTGCAATACACCCTGCCGGAACTGGGAACGGCGGTGGAACTGGGGCTGAGCCTGCCGATCCTGCTGTGGGACAACGGCAAGCTGGGCGAGATCGAGGACAGCATGGTGCGCAGCCAGATCGCGCCGAATGCCGTCGTGGCCCGCAACCCGGATTTCCTGGCGATGGCGCGGGCTTACTGCGCAAAGGCCGCAGAACCGGCCACCCTGTCCGAGCTGCGCGAAACCCTGCTGCGCGCTTTCACCGCCGGATGTCCGACGGTGATCCGGATGACCCCGGGCATGGTCTGA